From the Carya illinoinensis cultivar Pawnee chromosome 4, C.illinoinensisPawnee_v1, whole genome shotgun sequence genome, one window contains:
- the LOC122307484 gene encoding protein FAR1-RELATED SEQUENCE 5-like: MSVLSKESGGDYNIGCINKNVQNYLGNRRRQFLGEGDAQSLYTYFLESEHNSPGFVYSIQVDENGSMENCFWADARSRATYQYFGDVVTFDATYLTNRYKMPFVPFTEVNHHHQSVMFGCALLINETTESYTWLLKTWLETMLGRAPTTIITDDDKAMAKAIAEVLPNTTHKLCLWHMLQKVPEHLARVYNKYPQFQQDFYHCIHETLTIEEFEFEWTEILLKYKLEDNSWLQGIYARREKWVPAYLRGIFCAGMSTTQRSESMNKFFKDFVRLSTMVRDFVHQYDKALKARYLSEKEKDVKTKTTKPIMRTCFKVEEEAAKIYTRKSFIHFQEELFQSQRYKASKTREEDEKKYIW; the protein is encoded by the coding sequence ATGTCCGTCTTGAGTAAGGAGTCTGGTGGTGACTATAATATTGGTTGTATTAATAAAAACGTTCAAAATTATTTGGGCAATCGAAGGAGACAGTTTCTGGGAGAGGGAGATGCACAAAGCCTGTACACTTATTTTTTGGAAAGCGAACATAATAGTCCAGGCTTTGTGTATTCGATCCAAGTTGATGAAAATGGATCGATGGAAAATTGCTTTTGGGCAGATGCTAGATCACGGGCTACATATCAGTATTTTGGGGACGTTGTGACTTTTGATGCCACGTACCTCACCAATCGCTACAAGATGCCTTTTGTTCCATTCACTGAAGTTAATCATCACCATCAATCTGTGATGTTTGGATGTGCCTTACTCATAAATGAGACAACAGAGTCTTATACATGGCTGCTGAAAACATGGCTAGAGACGATGCTTGGTCGTGCTCCAACAACAATAATCACTGATGATGACAAAGCAATGGCTAAGGCCATCGCAGAGGTATTGCCCAATACAACTCATAAATTGTGTTTATGGCATATGTTACAAAAAGTTCCTGAACATCTAGCTCGTGTCTATAATAAGTACCCACAATTTCAGCAAGATTTTTACCATTGTATTCATGAAACACTCACAATTgaagaatttgaatttgaatggactgaaatattattaaagtaTAAATTGGAAGACAATAGTTGGTTGCAGGGCATTTATGCCAGGAGGGAAAAGTGGGTACCAGCTTATTTGAGAGGCATATTTTGTGCTGGAATGTCCACAACTCAGCGCAGTGAGAGTATGAACAAGTTTTTTAAAGACTTTGTTCGTTTAAGTACAATGGTTCGTGATTTTGTCCATCAATATGATAAAGCATTAAAAGCTCGTTATCTcagtgagaaagaaaaagatgtgaaGACAAAAACTACGAAACCAATTATGAGAACTTGTTTCAAAGTGGAAGAGGAAGCAGCCAAGATCTATACAAGAAAGTCATTTATTCACTTTCAAGAAGAGCTATTTCAAAGCCAACGATACAAGGCCTCTAAAACACGTGAGgaagatgagaaaaaatatatttggtga
- the LOC122307485 gene encoding protein FAR1-RELATED SEQUENCE 5-like yields MSISRDNVEVFDSANSSADEVEIIDDLDVEVEEDKSLPNEPNTGSSSYVEPYVGLQFDDVEDAHTCYKAFSRRTGFSIRTNHTRLAKEDRSLIGIEYVCSREGFRRQNLKSKDRVRPETAETKLGVKQ; encoded by the coding sequence atgagtaTTTCTAGAGATAATGTTGAGGTATTTGATTCTGCAAATTCTAGTGCCGATGAAGTTGAAATAATTGATGatttggatgttgaggttgAAGAAGATAAGAGCTTGCCCAATGAACCAAATACCGGGTCATCTTCATATGTGGAGCCGTATGTGGGGTTACAATTTGATGATGTAGAAGATGCACATACTTGCTATAAAGCCTTCTCTAGACGAACTGGTTTTAGCATTCGAACAAACCATACCCGATTGGCAAAGGAAGACAGATCACTAATTGGGATAGAATATGTTTGTTCAAGGGAAGGATTCCGTCGCCAGAATTTGAAATCGAAAGATAGAGTAAGACCCGAGACTGCAGAAACGAAATTGGGTGTAAAGCAATGA
- the LOC122307958 gene encoding probable receptor-like protein kinase At5g38990 encodes MATALTKLKKRLGFSGKARALSLPGELCRYFSLDEIKTATHDFNKELIVGEGGFDTIYKGFIDKGNSWPVAIKRLRKDSFQGEAEFRTETILLCQIRHVHLITFIGYCKDEGERILVYNFMANKTLRPSLRHRQDPPTVETEAADLHRSGAWLHCLHTGLKHPVIHRDVKTTNILLDENWVAKVSDFDYPDRF; translated from the coding sequence ATGGCTACCGCTCTTACGAAATTGAAGAAGCGCTTGGGTTTTTCAGGGAAGGCGAGAGCCTTATCACTGCCCGGAGAACTATGCCGCTACTTTTCTCTAGACGAAATCAAAACAGCAACCCACGACTTCAATAAAGAATTAATTGTCGGTGAGGGTGGCTTTGACACAATATATAAGGGTTTCATTGACAAGGGTAACTCCTGGCCTGTTGCGATAAAGCGCTTGAGGAAGGATTCATTTCAAGGTGAAGCAGAGTTCAGGACGGAGACTATATTGCTCTGTCAAATTCGCCATGTCCACCTCATTACATTCATCGGATACTGCAAAGATGAGGGCGAGAGGATCCTCGTCTACAACTTCATGGCCAACAAAACGCTACGACCATCCCTACGGCATCGACAAGATCCCCCTACTGTGGAAACAGAGGCTGCAGATTTGCATCGGAGCGGCGCGTGGCTGCACTGCCTACACACGGGGTTGAAGCACCCAGTTATCCACCGTGACGTGAAGACGACCAATATTCTCTTGGATGAGAATTGGGTAGCCAAGGTTTCAGATTTCGACTATCCAGACAGGTTTTGA
- the LOC122306640 gene encoding receptor-like protein kinase FERONIA, with protein MATALTKLRKRLGFSGKARASSLPGELCRDFFLDEIKTATHDFNKELIVGEGGFGTVYEGFIDKGNSWPVAIKRLNKDSLQGEAEFSTETLLLCQIRHVHLIPFIGYCKDEGERILVYGFMANKSLGDQLYGTDKIPLPWKQRLQICIGAARGLHCLHTGLKHPVIHRDVKPTNILLDENWVAKVSDFGLSRQVLNDIKSSNLVGDVERTRGPLDFELSEQISSNSTTASYNGDLSGYSTLVAGTLGYADPEYLRSGRVTTKSDVYSFGVVLLEVLCARRSLNTKLEEEQRYLADWARKCNENGSIENIIDPYLKGKIDPECFKVYVEIAVTCVQDKGIQRPTIVDVMEKLELALELQEKADSEREKMISAGSNIMEDLSANSQTQPT; from the coding sequence ATGGCTACCGCTCTTACGAAACTGAGGAAGCGCTTGGGTTTTTCAGGGAAGGCGAGAGCCTCATCGCTGCCCGGAGAACTATGCCGCGACTTTTTTCTTGACGAAATCAAAACAGCAACCCACGACTTCAATAAAGAATTAATTGTCGGTGAGGGTGGCTTTGGCACAGTATATGAGGGTTTCATTGACAAGGGTAACTCCTGGCCTGTTGCGATAAAGCGCTTGAACAAGGATTCACTTCAAGGTGAAGCAGAGTTCAGCACGGAGACTCTATTGCTCTGTCAAATTCGCCATGTCCACCTCATTCCATTCATCGGATACTGCAAAGATGAGGGCGAGAGGATCCTCGTCTACGGCTTCATGGCCAACAAATCGCTCGGCGACCAGCTCTACGGCACCGACAAGATCCCCCTGCCGTGGAAACAGAGGCTGCAGATTTGCATCGGAGCGGCGCGTGGCTTGCACTGCCTACACACGGGGTTGAAGCACCCAGTTATCCACCGTGACGTGAAGCCGACCAATATTCTCTTGGACGAGAATTGGGTAGCCAAGGTTTCAGATTTCGGACTGTCCAGACAGGTTTTGAATGACATCAAGTCTAGCAACCTCGTCGGGGACGTGGAGCGTACGAGGGGACCTTTGGATTTTGAATTGTCCGAACAGATTTCGAGTAACAGTACTACGGCTAGTTACAACGGCGACTTAAGTGGTTATAGTACGTTGGTGGCCGGCACGTTAGGATATGCGGATCCGGAATACCTGAGAAGCGGTCGAGTGACAACAAAATCCGATGTATATTCCTTCGGCGTGGTGCTCTTGGAAGTATTATGTGCCCGAAGatcattaaatacaaaattggAGGAGGAGCAAAGGTATTTGGCCGACTGGGCCCGAAAATGCAACGAGAATGGGAGCATCGAAAACATCATAGATCCCTATCTGAAGGGGAAGATAGATCCAGAATGCTTCAAGGTATACGTGGAGATTGCGGTGACTTGCGTGCAAGATAAGGGGATCCAACGGCCTACGATCGTAGATGTGATGGAAAAGCTCGAACTTGCACTGGAGCTGCAAGAGAAGGCGGATTCGGAGAGGGAGAAGATGATCAGCGCTGGTAGTAATATAATGGAAGATTTGTCCGCAAATTCACAAACACAGCCGACTTGA